The Streptomyces europaeiscabiei genome window below encodes:
- a CDS encoding vWA domain-containing protein → MSASGGKGKARRKTQRDLAGEAFAAGLATVRGNSALSAVGFDTCRKEECALAPRDGLVRVDSEGVLHAHPDRIAAPDAWAWAIAHAALHLGFGHVPAARGVREQPDPFDLAARCVAVNRFLLTFPVGLTPENLPGRYPDGDEERLAARWRRDGLPSAYERCGTAGGEPDQLLLTWPKWRPQPPDRQLAFAHALTNTMSAAMDMAGGRRESLHDEPTRRRPWEKALSWFISSYPLLGGIAAGIRIVADVELAHAHGIAVAAVDADAGEIYINPLRQFEDEEWRFILAHEMLHAALRHGDRCGTRDPYLFNIAADYVINDWLREMQVGTMPDGLLYDPELAGLSAEEVYDRIVGDLRRMRRLSTLRGKGVGDILGGPLGSPGAYVDLDEFYRRGLARGFDLHEQQDRGLLPAGLVEEIRALSHPPLPWDAQLARWFDEFVPSPQAVRTYARPSRRQSATPDIPRAGRYFPPEETARCTFGVVLDTSGSMDRTLLGKALGAIASYAAARDVPAARVVFCDAAPHDAGFLPVTEIAGRVRVHGRGGTELQPGIDLLHRADDFPPGAPVLVITDGWCDVLRVRREHAYLIPQGARLPFTARGPVFRVR, encoded by the coding sequence GTGAGCGCGTCCGGCGGCAAGGGCAAGGCCAGGCGGAAGACGCAACGGGACCTCGCCGGCGAGGCGTTCGCGGCGGGGCTGGCGACGGTGCGCGGCAACTCCGCGCTGAGCGCGGTCGGTTTCGACACGTGCCGCAAGGAGGAGTGCGCTCTCGCGCCCCGCGACGGCCTGGTCCGCGTCGATTCCGAGGGTGTGCTGCACGCGCACCCCGACCGGATCGCCGCACCCGACGCCTGGGCCTGGGCCATCGCCCACGCCGCCCTCCACCTGGGCTTCGGGCACGTCCCGGCGGCCCGGGGCGTGCGCGAACAGCCCGACCCGTTCGACCTCGCCGCCCGCTGCGTGGCCGTCAACCGCTTCCTGCTCACGTTCCCCGTCGGCCTGACACCGGAGAACCTGCCCGGCCGCTATCCCGACGGCGACGAGGAGCGACTCGCCGCCCGCTGGCGCCGCGACGGGCTCCCGTCGGCGTACGAGCGCTGCGGCACGGCCGGTGGCGAGCCCGACCAGCTTCTCCTGACCTGGCCCAAGTGGCGGCCGCAGCCCCCGGACCGGCAGCTCGCCTTCGCCCACGCCCTGACCAACACCATGTCCGCAGCGATGGACATGGCCGGTGGACGCCGCGAGTCCCTGCACGACGAGCCGACCCGCAGGCGGCCCTGGGAGAAGGCGCTGAGCTGGTTCATCTCCTCCTACCCGCTGCTCGGCGGCATCGCGGCCGGGATCCGGATCGTCGCCGACGTCGAACTCGCCCACGCCCACGGCATCGCCGTCGCGGCGGTCGACGCGGACGCCGGAGAGATCTACATCAACCCGCTCCGGCAGTTCGAGGACGAGGAATGGCGGTTCATCCTCGCCCACGAGATGCTGCACGCCGCCCTGCGCCACGGAGACCGCTGCGGCACCCGCGACCCGTACCTGTTCAACATCGCCGCCGACTACGTCATCAACGACTGGCTGCGCGAGATGCAGGTCGGCACCATGCCCGACGGACTCCTGTACGACCCCGAGCTGGCCGGTCTGTCGGCGGAGGAGGTCTACGACCGGATCGTCGGCGATCTGCGCCGGATGCGCCGGTTGTCCACCCTGCGCGGCAAGGGCGTCGGCGACATCCTCGGCGGCCCGCTCGGTTCGCCCGGTGCCTATGTGGACCTCGACGAGTTCTACCGCCGGGGCCTCGCCAGGGGGTTCGACCTGCACGAGCAGCAGGATCGCGGTCTCCTGCCCGCGGGTCTGGTCGAGGAGATCCGCGCCCTCAGCCATCCGCCGCTGCCGTGGGACGCCCAACTCGCCCGCTGGTTCGACGAGTTCGTGCCCAGCCCGCAGGCCGTACGGACCTACGCGCGCCCCTCGCGCCGCCAGTCGGCCACCCCCGACATCCCGCGCGCCGGACGGTACTTCCCGCCCGAGGAGACGGCCCGCTGCACCTTCGGTGTCGTCCTCGACACATCCGGCTCCATGGACCGCACGCTGCTCGGCAAGGCGCTGGGCGCGATCGCCTCGTACGCCGCCGCCCGTGACGTACCGGCCGCCCGGGTCGTGTTCTGCGACGCGGCCCCGCACGACGCGGGCTTTCTCCCGGTCACGGAGATCGCCGGGCGTGTCCGCGTCCATGGGCGCGGCGGCACGGAGTTGCAGCCGGGCATCGACCTGCTGCACCGGGCCGACGACTTCCCGCCGGGCGCTCCCGTCCTCGTCATCACGGACGGCTGGTGCGACGTGCTGCGCGTGCGGCGTGAACACGCCTATCTGATTCCACAGGGCGCTCGCCTGCCGTTCACCGCGCGAGGGCCGGTGTTCAGGGTGAGATGA
- a CDS encoding ATP-binding protein, translating to MQAAVTVTPSRIPELLLGLATVRPVFVWGAPGIGKSSLVRAFAESLGLECVSLLGTQLAPEDLMGVPQIRDGRSVFCPPEAIARDEPYCLFLDELNAATPDVQKAFYSLILDRRIGNYELPKGSIVIGAGNRATDNALARPIASALVNRLTHVHLQASATDWLAWAADSGIHPWVLDHLTDRPDHLWSKPPKTEEPFSTPRSWHMLSDALHSFGRDLDEETLKVLAHGTLTPAHAVAFCGYVKIVRSRFGIEAILKGEAGWPNRLEDRDLLYYLADSFRGRLIKELPASKQHMSANGRQTAYRAKSLLVQLAEISVEVAQTVIASGSDGNPVLPAWFLVEAARDMPRLVEARR from the coding sequence TTGCAGGCAGCCGTCACCGTCACGCCCTCCCGCATCCCCGAACTGCTGCTCGGCCTCGCCACCGTCCGCCCCGTCTTCGTCTGGGGCGCCCCCGGCATCGGCAAGTCCTCCCTGGTCAGGGCCTTCGCCGAGTCGCTGGGCCTGGAGTGCGTGAGTCTCCTCGGCACACAGCTCGCGCCGGAGGACCTGATGGGCGTACCGCAGATCCGCGACGGGCGCTCGGTGTTCTGCCCGCCGGAGGCGATCGCCCGCGACGAGCCGTACTGCCTGTTCCTGGACGAGCTGAACGCGGCCACCCCGGATGTGCAGAAGGCCTTCTACTCGCTGATCCTGGACCGCCGAATCGGCAACTACGAGCTGCCGAAGGGATCGATCGTCATCGGCGCCGGCAACCGCGCCACCGACAACGCGCTCGCCCGCCCCATCGCCTCCGCCCTGGTCAACCGCCTCACCCATGTCCACCTCCAGGCGTCGGCGACGGACTGGCTCGCGTGGGCGGCGGACAGCGGCATCCACCCCTGGGTCCTGGACCACCTCACCGACCGCCCGGACCACCTGTGGTCCAAACCGCCGAAGACCGAGGAGCCGTTCTCCACGCCCCGCTCCTGGCACATGCTCTCCGACGCGTTGCACTCCTTCGGACGCGACCTCGACGAGGAGACCCTCAAGGTCCTCGCGCACGGCACGCTCACCCCCGCGCACGCGGTCGCCTTCTGCGGCTACGTCAAGATCGTGCGCAGCCGGTTCGGCATCGAGGCGATCCTCAAGGGCGAGGCCGGCTGGCCCAACCGCCTGGAGGACCGCGACCTGCTCTACTACCTCGCCGACTCCTTCCGCGGCCGGCTGATCAAGGAGCTGCCGGCGAGCAAGCAGCACATGTCCGCGAACGGGCGGCAGACCGCGTACCGGGCCAAGTCCCTGCTGGTGCAGCTCGCCGAGATCTCCGTCGAGGTCGCCCAGACCGTCATCGCCTCCGGCAGCGACGGCAATCCCGTCCTGCCCGCCTGGTTCCTCGTGGAGGCGGCCCGGGACATGCCCCGGCTGGTGGAGGCGCGCCGGTGA
- a CDS encoding MBL fold metallo-hydrolase, with translation MPVEITWWGHATCTVEDSGTRVLTDPLFARRLAHLRRRRGAPPPAEAAVADVALVSHLHADHLHVPSLARLAPGTRLVVPQGASRQVPGLRRLAHLQLSEVASGDELRVGDLVVRAVPARHDGRRLPVGPHRSPALGFVVEGEARTYFAGDTGLFESMAKEVGPVDVALLPVGGWGPYLGEGHLDAGRAAAALALLAPRSAVPVHYGTYWPIGMDAVRPHEFHAPGEEFVRLAAARAPEVTVHRLGHGESVRPGVAR, from the coding sequence GTGCCGGTGGAGATCACCTGGTGGGGTCATGCGACCTGCACCGTGGAGGACTCGGGTACAAGGGTGCTGACCGACCCCCTGTTCGCGCGCCGGCTCGCACATCTGCGAAGGCGCCGGGGTGCGCCGCCCCCGGCGGAGGCGGCGGTCGCGGACGTCGCGCTGGTGTCGCATCTGCACGCCGACCATCTACACGTTCCCTCCCTGGCCCGGCTCGCCCCGGGTACGCGGCTGGTGGTGCCGCAGGGCGCCTCGCGGCAGGTGCCGGGGCTGCGCAGGCTGGCGCACCTGCAGCTCTCCGAGGTGGCGTCCGGGGACGAGCTCAGGGTCGGTGACCTGGTCGTACGTGCCGTTCCCGCCCGGCACGACGGGCGGCGGCTGCCGGTCGGACCGCACCGTTCGCCGGCGCTCGGCTTCGTCGTCGAGGGTGAGGCTCGGACGTACTTCGCCGGGGACACCGGGCTGTTCGAGTCGATGGCCAAGGAGGTCGGTCCGGTCGACGTGGCTCTGCTGCCGGTCGGCGGCTGGGGGCCGTACCTCGGCGAGGGCCATCTGGACGCGGGGCGCGCGGCCGCGGCGCTTGCGCTGCTCGCGCCCCGGAGCGCGGTGCCGGTGCACTACGGCACGTACTGGCCGATCGGCATGGACGCTGTGCGCCCCCATGAATTCCACGCCCCCGGCGAGGAGTTCGTCCGTCTTGCCGCCGCACGCGCTCCCGAAGTGACCGTGCACCGGCTGGGACACGGGGAAAGCGTACGACCGGGGGTGGCGCGATGA
- a CDS encoding phage holin family protein codes for MGGGRWRRVLSGVWRMLAVWAVSTLTMLVLAGVLPDFRLQSETGESATQIGVTAAFGAGAFGLLSALVWPLLVRALLLVPALVLGLLVFFLNGSLLLLALRLNPSGQGAAAPETAVVVAAVMSAVASATGGALAVRDDDAYRRRLYRLADRRRRNAVGGPGPAGPGTVFLQLDGVGHDVLEAAAEKGLMPTVATWLGRPADGAVHPRPTHRLTPWRTDWSSQTGASQLGILHGTNHDVPAFRWYEKDTREVMVCNRPSGAAELQRRAIDRTGDGGLLTVDGASRGNLFSGGAEQLALVLSIAARRGRRNRSRAGYFAYFSDPANAVRTAMSFVADVVREIGESTRARFTRQRPRVKRGGLYPFIRAFATVIERDVVVSAVIGDMFAGRAAIYADLVAYDEVAHHSGPHSQDAAKVLERLDRSLALIAQVAEHAPRAYRIVVLSDHGQSPGETFLGRYGLTLGNLVRAGCGLPVPRRAQRTHSGAEARTAVRAALRIPVEERVDEHRPTRRSEPVVLASGNLGLVSFPDVPHRMSREEIDGRHPALLATLANHPGIGFVLVRSEEHGGLVLGAHGAEIPIGELSDEHPGPLADFGPGAADAVRRTHGFPHTADIMVNSWYDPVDGEVLAFEEQIGSHGGLGGCQSRPFLMSPLALSEPVEEDEDLVGAEQIHRVLRRWLRESNGPQVPLPGHVGAPQGGAGKSATGHDEPAPADEQNPADA; via the coding sequence GTGGGCGGTGGTCGTTGGCGGAGGGTACTGAGCGGTGTCTGGCGGATGCTCGCCGTATGGGCGGTCTCCACACTGACGATGCTCGTGCTCGCGGGCGTGCTGCCCGACTTCCGGCTGCAGTCCGAGACCGGCGAGAGCGCCACGCAGATCGGCGTCACCGCGGCCTTCGGCGCCGGCGCGTTCGGTCTGCTCTCCGCACTCGTGTGGCCCCTGCTCGTACGGGCGCTGCTGCTGGTACCGGCGCTCGTCCTCGGCCTGCTCGTCTTCTTCCTCAACGGCTCGCTGCTCCTGCTCGCACTGCGGCTCAACCCCTCCGGCCAGGGTGCGGCCGCGCCCGAGACCGCCGTGGTGGTCGCCGCGGTGATGTCCGCCGTCGCCTCCGCCACGGGTGGCGCCCTCGCCGTACGGGACGACGACGCCTACCGGCGCCGCCTGTACCGGCTGGCCGACCGCCGCCGCAGGAACGCCGTCGGCGGCCCGGGGCCCGCGGGACCCGGCACCGTCTTCCTCCAGCTCGACGGCGTCGGCCACGACGTGCTGGAGGCGGCGGCGGAGAAGGGCCTCATGCCGACCGTCGCCACCTGGCTCGGCCGGCCGGCGGACGGGGCCGTGCACCCCCGGCCCACCCACCGGCTCACCCCCTGGCGCACCGACTGGTCCAGCCAGACCGGCGCCAGCCAGCTCGGCATCCTGCACGGCACCAACCACGACGTGCCGGCCTTCCGCTGGTACGAGAAGGACACCCGCGAGGTGATGGTCTGCAACCGGCCCTCGGGCGCCGCCGAACTCCAGCGCCGGGCCATCGACCGCACCGGCGACGGCGGCCTGCTCACCGTCGACGGCGCCAGCCGCGGCAACCTCTTCAGCGGCGGCGCCGAGCAGCTCGCGCTCGTCCTGTCGATCGCGGCCCGCCGGGGCCGGCGGAACCGTTCCCGCGCCGGGTACTTCGCCTACTTCTCCGACCCTGCCAACGCCGTCCGCACCGCCATGTCCTTCGTCGCCGACGTCGTGCGGGAGATCGGTGAGTCCACGCGCGCCCGGTTCACCCGGCAGCGGCCCCGCGTCAAGCGCGGCGGCCTCTACCCGTTCATCCGCGCCTTTGCGACCGTCATCGAGCGCGACGTCGTCGTCTCCGCCGTGATCGGGGACATGTTCGCGGGCCGCGCGGCGATCTACGCCGACCTGGTGGCCTACGACGAGGTCGCCCACCACTCCGGCCCGCACAGCCAGGACGCGGCGAAGGTCCTCGAACGCCTCGACCGTTCCCTCGCGTTGATCGCCCAGGTCGCCGAACACGCGCCGCGCGCCTACCGGATCGTCGTCCTCTCCGACCACGGCCAGAGCCCCGGCGAGACCTTCCTGGGCCGCTACGGCCTCACCCTCGGCAACCTGGTCCGCGCCGGCTGCGGCCTGCCCGTACCGCGCCGGGCCCAGCGCACCCACAGCGGCGCCGAGGCACGCACGGCGGTACGGGCCGCGCTGCGCATACCCGTCGAGGAGCGCGTCGACGAACACCGGCCGACGCGTCGCTCCGAGCCGGTCGTCCTCGCCTCCGGCAACCTCGGCCTCGTCTCCTTCCCGGACGTCCCCCACCGGATGAGCCGCGAGGAGATCGACGGCCGACACCCCGCCCTGCTCGCCACCCTCGCCAACCACCCGGGCATCGGCTTCGTCCTCGTCCGCAGCGAGGAGCACGGCGGCCTCGTGCTCGGCGCGCACGGCGCGGAGATCCCGATCGGCGAGCTGAGCGACGAACACCCCGGCCCTCTCGCCGACTTCGGACCGGGCGCCGCCGACGCCGTACGCCGCACGCACGGCTTCCCGCACACCGCCGACATCATGGTCAACTCCTGGTACGACCCCGTCGACGGTGAGGTCCTCGCCTTCGAGGAACAGATCGGCTCCCACGGCGGCCTGGGCGGCTGCCAGTCCCGCCCCTTCCTCATGTCCCCCCTGGCGCTCTCCGAGCCGGTGGAGGAGGACGAGGACCTGGTCGGCGCCGAACAGATCCACCGGGTACTGAGGCGATGGCTGCGCGAGTCGAACGGCCCCCAGGTACCGCTCCCGGGCCACGTCGGCGCGCCCCAAGGGGGCGCGGGGAAAAGCGCGACCGGCCACGACGAACCCGCACCCGCCGACGAACAGAACCCGGCAGACGCATAG
- a CDS encoding MBL fold metallo-hydrolase, producing the protein MTQQSESTTSTTTSTTTPTTTPTTTTEDIDDPASTSPFARPLAPHPFAPPPLTEPRPLGERRCWPRSFADRLTTPLPGLKAFARFAREGSVRPGADGLADIARLPYEPAPLPRVDARTVAVSWAGHASWVVRVGGLTVLTDPVWSRRILGTPARITPVGLGWDALPRVDAVVISHNHYDHLDAPTLARLPRDTPVLVPAGLGRWFRRRRFGRVTELDWWEAAELDGVRFDFVPAHHWSKRTLTDTCRSLWGGWVLTAPDGKRLYFAGDTGYGHWFSLIGRRYPGIDLALLPIGAYDPRWWLSDVHCDPEEAVRAFQDLGAHRMAPMHWATFVLSAEPVLEPLARVRSAWAAAGLPRENLWDLPVGGSRVLP; encoded by the coding sequence ATGACGCAGCAGTCCGAGTCGACCACCTCAACCACGACCTCCACGACGACCCCCACGACGACCCCCACGACGACAACCGAGGACATCGACGATCCGGCGTCCACGTCGCCCTTCGCCCGCCCCCTCGCGCCCCATCCCTTCGCGCCCCCGCCGCTCACCGAGCCCCGCCCGCTCGGCGAGCGGCGGTGCTGGCCCAGGTCCTTCGCCGACCGGCTGACCACGCCCCTCCCCGGTCTGAAAGCCTTCGCCCGGTTCGCCCGCGAGGGCTCCGTCCGGCCGGGGGCGGACGGGCTCGCCGACATCGCGCGACTGCCGTACGAGCCCGCTCCGTTGCCCCGGGTGGACGCGCGTACCGTCGCCGTCTCCTGGGCGGGGCACGCGAGTTGGGTGGTGCGGGTCGGCGGGCTCACCGTCCTCACCGACCCCGTCTGGTCCCGCCGGATCCTCGGCACCCCGGCCCGGATCACCCCGGTCGGACTCGGCTGGGACGCACTGCCGCGCGTGGACGCGGTCGTCATCAGCCACAACCACTACGACCACCTCGACGCGCCCACCCTGGCGAGACTCCCGCGCGACACCCCGGTCCTCGTGCCCGCCGGACTGGGCCGCTGGTTCCGGCGGCGCCGGTTCGGCCGGGTCACCGAGCTGGACTGGTGGGAGGCGGCCGAACTCGACGGTGTCCGCTTCGACTTCGTACCGGCCCACCACTGGTCCAAGCGCACCCTCACCGACACCTGCCGCTCGCTGTGGGGCGGCTGGGTCCTCACGGCACCCGACGGCAAGCGTCTCTACTTCGCCGGCGACACCGGTTACGGCCACTGGTTCTCCCTCATCGGCCGCCGCTACCCCGGCATCGACCTCGCCCTGCTGCCGATCGGCGCCTACGACCCCCGCTGGTGGCTCAGCGACGTCCACTGCGACCCGGAGGAAGCGGTCCGCGCCTTCCAGGACCTGGGCGCCCACCGTATGGCCCCCATGCACTGGGCCACGTTCGTCCTGTCGGCGGAACCGGTCCTGGAACCCCTGGCGCGGGTGAGGTCGGCGTGGGCGGCGGCGGGCCTGCCCCGGGAGAACCTGTGGGACCTGCCTGTGGGCGGGTCACGGGTACTGCCCTGA
- a CDS encoding DedA family protein, which translates to MIVLATVSTPVPYASTQQAIGYPTLFLLVLVGALVPVVPTGALVSSAAVVAFHQAAPLALLLVFVVASVAAFLGDIALYWLGRRGMGSKNGSRWLEAIRRRAPEDRLTQAQAKLDDHGVAVLVLSRLMPAGRIPVMLACLMAKMPLRRFARGNLPACLAWAVTYQLIGILGGSLFEEPWEGVLAAVVLTLLISVVPGVWRRMVR; encoded by the coding sequence GTGATCGTCCTGGCCACCGTGAGCACTCCCGTGCCGTACGCCTCCACCCAGCAGGCGATCGGCTATCCGACGCTGTTCCTGCTGGTGCTGGTCGGAGCGCTGGTGCCGGTGGTGCCGACCGGGGCACTGGTCAGTTCGGCGGCCGTGGTGGCGTTCCACCAGGCGGCGCCGCTCGCGCTGCTGCTGGTGTTCGTGGTGGCGTCGGTCGCCGCGTTCCTCGGGGACATCGCGCTGTACTGGCTGGGGCGGCGCGGGATGGGCTCCAAGAACGGCTCGCGCTGGCTGGAGGCGATCCGCCGCCGGGCGCCGGAGGACCGGCTGACGCAGGCACAGGCGAAGCTCGACGACCACGGGGTGGCCGTCCTGGTGCTGTCCCGGCTGATGCCGGCCGGGCGCATCCCGGTGATGCTGGCCTGCCTGATGGCGAAGATGCCACTGCGGCGGTTCGCTCGGGGGAATCTGCCGGCGTGCCTCGCATGGGCCGTGACGTATCAGTTGATCGGCATCCTGGGTGGGTCGTTGTTCGAGGAGCCGTGGGAAGGCGTGCTGGCGGCGGTCGTGTTGACGTTGCTGATCAGTGTGGTGCCGGGTGTGTGGCGGCGGATGGTCCGCTGA